Proteins encoded together in one Caballeronia sp. NK8 window:
- a CDS encoding acylphosphatase: MPGPDLDTRIETYYVRVRGVVQGVGFRHYTVRKAHALGVRGWVANLDDGSVEAIVQGAANQVDLMLEWLRRGPPHARVTDFHSEERYVEKRYERFEQH; encoded by the coding sequence ATGCCAGGCCCGGATCTGGATACCAGAATCGAAACCTATTACGTGCGTGTGCGCGGCGTCGTGCAGGGCGTCGGCTTCAGGCATTACACGGTCAGAAAGGCGCACGCGCTCGGTGTGCGCGGCTGGGTCGCCAATCTCGACGACGGCTCCGTCGAAGCGATCGTGCAGGGCGCGGCCAATCAGGTCGATTTGATGCTCGAATGGCTGCGACGCGGGCCGCCGCATGCCCGCGTCACCGACTTTCACAGCGAAGAGCGTTACGTCGAGAAGCGGTATGAGCGCTTCGAGCAGCACTAA
- a CDS encoding hybrid sensor histidine kinase/response regulator has product MTQPIHVLIVDDIRNNITALEASLTRPDLSVLKAESGPAALELLLKHEVALAILDVNMPGMDGFELAELMRGSPRTAHVPIIFLTATAQDASRTFRGYEAGAVDFLYKPFDSRILNSKVDVFIQMERQKQQLATQLATVQQLLDANEMLMAVLGHDLRTPLSAVIASAEYLARFVPDENVANIGTRIKSSGMRMVRMVDQLLNLARLRGGRVTLQPRAVELMTLAKNIVDEYEARVGKGRIFVLRQGDTLLQGDGDLLSQVFSNLIGNALQHGLEGSAIQVRLDGNADDVTITVQNAGEIPAEVLPTIFAPYRSGRRQHESSGLGLGLYITREIAQMHGGDVAVRSAADSGTVFEVTLPRVPHPRSGERADMAQPFRLS; this is encoded by the coding sequence ATGACGCAACCCATCCACGTGCTGATCGTCGACGACATCCGCAACAACATCACCGCGCTCGAAGCGTCGCTCACGCGGCCGGATCTGTCGGTGCTGAAGGCCGAATCGGGGCCGGCCGCGCTCGAGCTGCTGCTCAAGCACGAAGTCGCGCTGGCGATTCTCGACGTCAACATGCCCGGCATGGACGGGTTCGAACTCGCCGAACTGATGCGCGGCAGCCCGCGCACCGCGCACGTGCCGATCATCTTTCTCACGGCGACCGCGCAGGACGCGAGCCGCACGTTCCGCGGCTACGAAGCGGGCGCGGTGGATTTCCTCTACAAGCCGTTCGATTCGCGCATCCTGAACTCGAAGGTCGATGTGTTCATTCAGATGGAGCGTCAGAAGCAGCAGCTCGCGACGCAGCTTGCGACCGTGCAGCAACTGCTCGATGCGAACGAGATGCTGATGGCCGTGCTCGGCCACGATCTGCGCACGCCGCTGTCGGCGGTGATCGCGTCGGCGGAATATCTCGCGCGCTTCGTGCCGGACGAGAACGTCGCGAATATCGGCACGCGCATCAAGTCGAGCGGCATGCGCATGGTGCGGATGGTCGATCAGTTGCTGAACCTCGCGCGTCTGCGCGGCGGCCGCGTGACCTTGCAGCCGCGCGCGGTGGAGTTGATGACGCTCGCGAAGAATATCGTCGATGAATACGAGGCGCGCGTCGGCAAAGGGCGCATCTTCGTGCTGCGCCAGGGCGATACGCTCTTGCAGGGCGACGGCGACCTGCTTTCGCAGGTGTTCTCGAATCTCATCGGCAACGCGCTACAGCACGGGCTCGAAGGCTCGGCGATCCAGGTGCGGCTCGACGGCAACGCGGACGATGTGACCATCACCGTGCAGAATGCCGGCGAGATTCCCGCCGAGGTCCTGCCGACGATCTTCGCGCCGTATCGCTCCGGCCGACGCCAGCACGAATCGAGCGGTCTCGGGCTCGGGCTTTACATCACGCGCGAGATTGCGCAGATGCACGGCGGCGACGTCGCCGTGCGCTCGGCGGCCGATTCCGGCACGGTGTTCGAAGTCACGCTGCCGCGCGTGCCGCATCCGCGCTCGGGCGAGCGCGCCGACATGGCGCAGCCGTTTCGCCTGAGTTGA
- a CDS encoding protein-glutamate O-methyltransferase CheR produces MNEGRHDEEATFDIELKLILEAIYLRYQHDFRHYSVSSLRRRLAQAVQDFSVPTLSHLQERILRDPALFARLFQYLTVQVSEMFRDPQYFRAIREQVVPILQTYPSIKVWVAGCSSGEELWSLAVLFAEEKIAERTVFYATDINAEALRLAESGIYPLERMAGFSQNYLAAGGKRSLSDYYHAAYGAAKFSQTLKSRVVFADHSLATDSVFLEAHLVSCRNVLIYFDRALQDRALGLFSDSLVRRGFLGLGSKESLRFSTYADRFADFNARERLYQRV; encoded by the coding sequence ATGAACGAAGGCAGACACGACGAAGAAGCGACGTTCGACATCGAGCTGAAGCTGATTCTGGAAGCGATCTACCTGCGCTATCAGCACGACTTCCGGCACTATTCCGTGAGTTCGCTGAGGCGCAGGCTCGCGCAGGCCGTGCAGGACTTCAGCGTGCCGACGCTTTCGCACTTGCAGGAGCGCATCCTGCGCGACCCGGCGTTGTTCGCACGGCTCTTTCAGTACCTCACCGTGCAGGTGAGCGAGATGTTTCGCGACCCGCAGTATTTCCGCGCGATCCGCGAGCAGGTGGTGCCAATTCTGCAGACGTATCCGTCGATCAAGGTGTGGGTCGCGGGATGCAGCAGCGGCGAGGAATTGTGGTCGCTCGCGGTGCTGTTCGCGGAAGAGAAGATCGCGGAGCGCACGGTGTTCTACGCGACCGACATCAACGCCGAAGCGTTGCGGCTGGCCGAGAGCGGCATCTATCCGCTGGAGCGGATGGCGGGCTTCAGCCAGAACTATCTGGCGGCGGGCGGCAAGCGCTCGCTGTCGGACTACTATCACGCGGCCTACGGCGCGGCGAAGTTCTCGCAGACGCTCAAGTCGCGCGTGGTGTTCGCGGATCATAGTCTCGCGACGGACAGCGTATTTCTCGAAGCGCATCTGGTGTCGTGCCGCAACGTGCTGATCTATTTCGATCGCGCGCTGCAGGATCGCGCGCTCGGCCTGTTCAGTGATTCGCTCGTGCGGCGCGGCTTTCTCGGCCTCGGCAGCAAGGAGAGCCTGCGCTTTTCCACCTACGCCGACCGTTTCGCGGACTTCAATGCGCGCGAGCGGCTCTATCAGAGGGTGTGA
- a CDS encoding chemotaxis protein CheB has translation MFDADRIGAVVIGASAGGVEALNQLLPALPKTFAPPVLVVVHVRQGQPSLLPGLFATRCELVIEEPFDKDEIAPGTVYFAPPGYHMLVESEDGAAPAIALSVDPPVRFSRPSVDVLFESAAHAYGARLLGIVLSGANDDGARGARAIRDAGGACWAQDPATAPAPAMPLAAIAQGAVNEVLTLDDMAMRLSQCIGRQP, from the coding sequence ATGTTCGACGCGGACCGCATCGGGGCAGTCGTGATCGGCGCATCGGCGGGCGGCGTCGAGGCGCTCAATCAGTTGCTGCCCGCGTTGCCGAAGACCTTCGCGCCGCCGGTGCTGGTCGTCGTGCATGTGCGGCAAGGGCAGCCGAGCCTGCTGCCGGGCTTGTTCGCGACGCGCTGCGAGCTCGTCATCGAGGAGCCGTTCGACAAGGACGAAATCGCGCCGGGCACCGTGTATTTCGCGCCGCCGGGCTATCACATGCTGGTCGAGTCGGAAGACGGCGCGGCGCCGGCGATCGCGCTGTCCGTCGATCCTCCGGTGCGCTTCTCGCGGCCATCGGTGGACGTGCTGTTCGAATCGGCGGCGCATGCCTACGGCGCGCGGCTGCTCGGCATCGTGCTGTCGGGCGCGAACGACGACGGCGCGCGCGGCGCACGCGCGATCCGCGACGCGGGCGGCGCGTGCTGGGCGCAGGACCCGGCGACGGCCCCGGCGCCCGCGATGCCGCTCGCAGCAATCGCGCAAGGCGCAGTGAACGAAGTACTGACGCTGGACGACATGGCGATGCGGCTATCGCAATGCATCGGGCGTCAGCCATGA
- the rarD gene encoding EamA family transporter RarD, translating to MNQHDLVRGIALSVGASALFALMSGYTKWLAPLDGLDIFAWRIVWTLPGALALVAVRKRWPQLCALVSRLAKTPHLLLAFAAAAALLGVQLWIFLWAPLHGRALEVSLGYFLLPLAMVLLGRFHYGERLDAFQWAGVVAAAVGVAHELVVTHAFAWPTLVVMLGYPPYFVLRRKLNADPLVSFAVEIMLIAPVAVIMLIVRGSFADVASAPQLGLLLVGLGALSTIALASYLRASRHLPLALFGILGYVEPVLLVGVAVLLLGEPFSMRQLGTYVPIWIAVVLTGVHSARLLMRERSRKKALPMSEHHASVEHETVAEEIERVD from the coding sequence ATGAATCAGCATGACCTCGTGCGCGGCATCGCGCTGTCCGTCGGCGCTTCGGCGCTTTTCGCGCTCATGTCGGGCTATACGAAATGGCTCGCGCCACTCGACGGGCTCGACATCTTCGCGTGGCGCATCGTGTGGACATTGCCCGGCGCGCTGGCGCTCGTCGCGGTGCGAAAGCGCTGGCCGCAATTATGCGCTCTCGTTTCGAGGCTCGCCAAAACGCCGCATCTGCTGCTGGCGTTCGCCGCCGCCGCCGCGTTGCTCGGCGTGCAGCTGTGGATCTTTCTCTGGGCGCCGCTGCACGGGCGCGCGCTCGAAGTATCGCTGGGCTATTTCCTTTTGCCCCTCGCGATGGTGCTGCTCGGACGTTTCCATTACGGCGAGCGCCTCGATGCTTTCCAGTGGGCGGGCGTCGTCGCGGCGGCCGTGGGTGTCGCGCATGAGCTCGTCGTCACGCATGCGTTCGCCTGGCCGACGCTCGTCGTGATGCTGGGCTATCCGCCGTATTTCGTGTTGCGCCGCAAGCTCAACGCCGATCCGCTCGTGTCGTTCGCCGTGGAGATCATGTTGATCGCGCCCGTCGCCGTGATCATGCTGATCGTGCGCGGCTCGTTCGCGGATGTCGCGAGCGCGCCGCAGCTCGGCTTGCTGCTTGTCGGTCTCGGCGCGTTGAGCACGATCGCGCTGGCGTCGTATCTGCGCGCGAGCCGTCATCTGCCGCTCGCGCTCTTCGGCATACTCGGTTATGTCGAGCCGGTGCTGCTCGTCGGCGTGGCCGTGCTGCTGCTCGGCGAGCCGTTTTCGATGCGGCAACTCGGTACGTATGTGCCGATCTGGATCGCCGTCGTGTTGACGGGCGTGCATAGCGCGCGTCTTCTGATGCGCGAGCGCTCGCGCAAGAAAGCATTGCCGATGAGCGAGCATCACGCGAGCGTCGAGCATGAAACCGTCGCGGAGGAAATCGAGCGCGTCGACTGA
- a CDS encoding MFS transporter, producing MKGGNFRITAAVIASALFMQNMDGTIVATAIPTMARDLQVDPVHLSSAITAYLVALTVFIPASGWVADRFGARRVFMWAIATFTLASVACAAAMNLPQLLAARVVQGLGGAMMVPVGRLILFRGVKREELLQATTWLTMPALVGPLLGPPLGGFLTDALSWRSIFWVNVPVGIVGLLLTWKLLPPSPIEDRTPPDLQGMLLSGASLSLFMIGIESAGRGVLPVGVPWICVAVGLLLFRVTVLHCRRVPNPAIDFSLLSIPTFHAATVAGSLFRAGAGALPFLVPLTLQTGFGYSATASGLVTFASALGSFCMRPMTALALRRFSVRTVLCAGSVVFVAVLLVCSTMSQAWPAAAIFVLLLLGGLGRSLSFATMGALAFADVPKPRLAAATSFQGTAQQLMKAVGVTVAAGTIQATMLVSGSAHTERWQLACGFIVTALVVLASLPMFLRLSEQAGEGISAPSAKRAERT from the coding sequence GCTCTTCATGCAGAACATGGACGGCACGATCGTCGCGACCGCCATCCCGACGATGGCCCGCGATCTTCAGGTCGATCCGGTTCATCTGTCCAGCGCAATCACCGCGTATCTCGTCGCGCTGACCGTGTTCATTCCCGCGAGCGGCTGGGTGGCCGACCGCTTCGGCGCGCGCCGCGTGTTCATGTGGGCGATCGCCACGTTCACGCTCGCGTCCGTCGCGTGCGCCGCCGCGATGAACCTGCCGCAATTGCTGGCGGCGCGCGTCGTGCAAGGTCTCGGCGGCGCGATGATGGTGCCCGTAGGCCGCCTGATCCTGTTTCGCGGCGTCAAGCGCGAAGAACTCCTGCAGGCGACGACCTGGCTCACGATGCCCGCGCTCGTCGGTCCCCTGCTCGGTCCGCCGCTCGGCGGCTTTCTCACCGACGCGCTCTCGTGGCGCAGCATCTTCTGGGTCAACGTGCCGGTGGGCATCGTGGGCCTGCTGCTCACGTGGAAGCTGCTGCCGCCATCGCCGATCGAAGATCGCACCCCGCCCGATCTGCAAGGGATGCTGCTGTCGGGCGCATCGCTCAGTCTGTTCATGATCGGCATCGAGAGCGCGGGGCGGGGCGTGCTGCCGGTGGGCGTGCCGTGGATCTGCGTCGCCGTCGGCCTGCTGCTTTTTCGCGTGACGGTGCTGCATTGCCGGCGCGTGCCGAATCCGGCCATCGACTTCTCGCTGCTCTCGATTCCCACGTTCCACGCCGCGACCGTCGCGGGCAGCCTGTTTCGCGCCGGCGCGGGCGCGCTGCCCTTTCTCGTGCCGCTCACACTGCAAACTGGTTTCGGCTATAGCGCGACCGCGAGCGGCCTCGTCACTTTCGCGAGCGCGCTCGGCTCGTTCTGCATGCGCCCGATGACCGCGCTCGCGTTGCGGCGCTTCTCGGTACGCACGGTTTTATGCGCGGGCAGTGTCGTCTTCGTGGCTGTTTTGCTCGTCTGCTCGACGATGTCACAAGCCTGGCCCGCCGCCGCGATCTTCGTGCTCCTGCTGCTCGGCGGACTCGGGCGCTCGCTCAGTTTCGCGACGATGGGCGCGCTCGCCTTCGCCGATGTGCCCAAGCCGCGTCTGGCCGCCGCCACGTCGTTTCAGGGGACGGCGCAGCAACTGATGAAGGCGGTCGGCGTGACGGTCGCGGCCGGCACGATCCAGGCGACCATGCTCGTTTCCGGCAGCGCGCACACCGAGCGCTGGCAGCTCGCGTGCGGTTTTATCGTGACCGCGCTCGTCGTTCTGGCCTCGCTACCGATGTTCCTGCGGCTCTCGGAACAAGCAGGCGAAGGAATTTCCGCTCCCTCGGCGAAACGCGCCGAGCGCACGTAA
- a CDS encoding DUF962 domain-containing protein: MRTLTEQLSQYAAYHRDRRNIATHFVGIPLIVLAIAALLSRPAWPVLSGAFLLTPAWVLFALATLYYLWLDVPLGIAMGIVSASSAAFGQWAASQGTSIWLAIGVGMFVIGWVFQFIGHVRYEHRKPAFVDDIVGLLIGPLFILVELMFGLGLMRDLHDAIETRSAR, from the coding sequence ATGCGCACGCTGACCGAGCAGTTGTCGCAATACGCCGCTTATCACCGCGACAGGCGCAATATCGCCACGCACTTCGTCGGCATTCCGCTTATCGTGCTCGCGATCGCCGCATTGCTGAGCCGTCCCGCATGGCCCGTGTTGTCGGGTGCGTTTCTGCTCACGCCCGCCTGGGTGTTGTTCGCGCTCGCCACGCTCTACTATCTCTGGCTCGATGTGCCGCTCGGCATCGCAATGGGCATCGTCTCCGCGTCGAGTGCGGCGTTCGGGCAATGGGCCGCGTCGCAAGGCACATCGATATGGCTGGCGATCGGCGTCGGCATGTTCGTGATCGGCTGGGTGTTTCAGTTCATCGGGCATGTGCGCTATGAACATCGCAAGCCCGCGTTCGTCGACGATATCGTCGGACTCTTGATCGGGCCGCTCTTCATTCTCGTCGAGCTGATGTTCGGGCTCGGCCTGATGCGCGATCTGCACGACGCCATCGAAACGCGCAGCGCGCGCTGA
- the egtD gene encoding L-histidine N(alpha)-methyltransferase gives MTQPALSPRFANAFAEAVYTGLSKRPQKELPSMYLYDEVGSALFEVITALPEYGVTRAEERVLKDHAADIVAAMPGEIQVAELGSGSGRKTRRILEALCKKQPTAYHPIEISRTALQLCRRELSDIERVSIVGHERDYLAGLSEVSSKRKEGERLLVLFLGSTIGNFARLAATKFLRSIRGMLQPGDALLLGTDLIKPLPVLIAAYDDPIGVTAAFNLNMLARINRELGGDFPLDAFEHVARFNPDARSIEMHLRAKRAVSVRVRGADLRVEFREGETIWTESSHKYAADEVAPIAADAGFECTHQWRDEEWQFAESLLVAK, from the coding sequence ATGACTCAACCCGCCTTGTCGCCCCGCTTTGCCAACGCCTTCGCGGAGGCCGTGTACACAGGACTCAGCAAACGTCCGCAAAAAGAATTGCCCTCGATGTATCTGTATGACGAAGTCGGCTCCGCCCTCTTCGAAGTGATCACGGCGCTGCCCGAATACGGCGTCACGCGCGCCGAAGAGCGCGTGCTGAAGGATCACGCCGCCGATATTGTCGCGGCCATGCCGGGCGAGATTCAGGTCGCCGAACTCGGCAGCGGCAGCGGCCGCAAGACGCGCCGCATTCTCGAGGCGCTGTGTAAAAAGCAGCCCACGGCTTACCATCCGATTGAAATTTCTCGCACCGCGCTGCAGTTGTGCCGGCGCGAACTGAGCGATATCGAGCGCGTGTCGATCGTCGGGCATGAACGCGATTACCTCGCGGGATTGTCGGAAGTCAGCTCGAAGCGCAAGGAAGGCGAAAGACTGCTCGTGCTGTTTCTCGGCAGCACCATCGGCAATTTCGCGCGGCTCGCGGCCACCAAGTTCCTGCGCTCGATCCGCGGCATGCTTCAGCCCGGCGATGCGTTATTGCTCGGCACCGATCTCATCAAGCCGCTGCCGGTGCTGATCGCCGCGTATGACGATCCGATCGGCGTCACGGCCGCGTTCAATCTGAATATGCTCGCGCGGATCAATCGCGAACTCGGCGGCGACTTTCCGCTCGATGCCTTCGAACACGTCGCGCGCTTCAACCCCGATGCGCGCAGCATCGAAATGCATTTGCGTGCGAAGCGCGCGGTTTCCGTGCGCGTGCGCGGCGCGGACCTGCGCGTCGAGTTCCGCGAAGGCGAGACGATCTGGACGGAAAGCAGCCACAAGTATGCGGCCGATGAAGTCGCGCCGATCGCCGCCGATGCGGGCTTCGAATGCACGCATCAGTGGCGCGACGAGGAATGGCAGTTTGCGGAGAGTCTGCTGGTGGCGAAGTGA
- a CDS encoding transglycosylase SLT domain-containing protein has product MRRFLVILAALSVTLSASHGALAQENPLAASDVAAQSTAEQDPKLQQASHKISEVLTRKFGVAREKAQTIASAVMSSASKYSLPPALLLAIISIESRFKETAKGPNNATGLMQVVPSAHKRLVRNVDLTDPEDNIETGSAILHGYMKSAQGDLDAALKSYGGSRAYAEKVSLRAKTFEPAASVDAASANGQ; this is encoded by the coding sequence ATGCGCCGTTTCCTCGTCATCCTTGCCGCCCTTTCAGTCACGCTGAGCGCCTCACACGGCGCGCTCGCGCAGGAGAATCCGCTCGCCGCAAGCGATGTCGCGGCGCAGTCCACCGCCGAGCAAGACCCGAAGCTCCAGCAGGCAAGTCACAAGATTTCGGAAGTTCTCACGCGCAAATTCGGCGTGGCGCGCGAAAAGGCTCAGACGATCGCATCGGCGGTCATGTCGTCGGCGTCCAAATATTCGCTTCCTCCAGCGCTGCTGCTCGCCATCATCTCGATCGAATCGCGCTTCAAGGAAACGGCCAAAGGGCCGAACAATGCCACCGGGTTGATGCAGGTCGTGCCGTCTGCGCACAAGCGGCTCGTGCGCAATGTGGATCTGACCGATCCGGAAGACAACATCGAAACCGGCTCGGCCATCCTGCACGGCTATATGAAATCCGCCCAGGGCGACCTCGACGCCGCGCTGAAGAGCTACGGCGGCTCGCGCGCCTATGCCGAGAAGGTCAGCTTGCGCGCGAAAACGTTCGAACCGGCAGCATCGGTAGATGCCGCATCGGCGAACGGTCAGTAA
- a CDS encoding response regulator encodes MPQDTRNLTAWIYLAIAITLAVVFCIDVLTPMRVAIWVFYVLPVVLCVWVDRPAVPIVTAGASTLLMIAGYAFAAVDPTASREVLQINRAMGIVVLLVLAAVAHLYIKSRLAVQRTTWLQQGIMQLAVKLRGEQSPASIGVSILRSIIPYVNAKVGVVYALDGDALVRVAAWALPDEDSAPRRIARGEGLVGQAVADERVLELRDASSHYLKTGSALGSAAASRVVIAPLFADGEVAGAIEVGFVGGEGRFDDARALLEMASEPVGMAIRSARYRARLVELLEETQRQSEELQVQQEELRVSNEELEERGRALQDSQARLEQQQAELEQTNVQLEEHTQHLERQKAELLQAQQELTANALEMERASQYKSEFLANMSHELRTPLNSSLILAKLLQDNKQGNLTDEQVRYAATIHSSNSDLLSLINDILDLSKVEAGQMDVQFAPTSVDSILQTLQQSFAPVAGSKGVEFVTGRGENVPQYFVTDSQRLLQVLRNLLSNAFKFTERGRVTVAVERAGESALRFEVRDTGIGIAREKQDMIFQAFQQADGTTSRKYGGSGLGLSISREFSRLLGGSVSVSSELGQGSVFSVTLPIAAREGTVTAKLDTIVAPSEPAPATVQPVQPLPVQAPVVMPEPIAIVDDRADRKRPDRVILVIEDDQTFVRILYDLAHELDFDCVHAATATQGVELARSLQPNGILLDIGLPDQSGLTVLEWLKHDPLTRHIPIHIVSATDHADVALHLGAIGYTLKPSAREELAHAIRKLEARSAQGMRRVLVVEDDPALRQSIHALLASETVGIVEAGSIAEAIEEMQRAPFDCVVMDLALPDGSGYDLLERVSTGSGQASPPVIVYTGRLLSQEEEQRLRRYSKSIIIKGAKSPERLLDEVTLFLHSVESALPPEQQRMLRAARQRDDVFEGRTILLAEDDVRNIFALSRVIEPLGATLEIARNGREALEALARRGDIDLVLMDVMMPEMDGLTAMSEIRKRTEFARLPIIALTAKAMPSDRQKCLEAGADDYISKPIDVDKLVSLCRVWLRQR; translated from the coding sequence ATGCCTCAAGACACTCGAAACCTGACTGCCTGGATCTACCTTGCCATCGCGATCACGCTTGCCGTCGTGTTCTGCATCGATGTGCTCACGCCGATGCGCGTCGCGATCTGGGTCTTCTACGTGCTGCCGGTCGTGCTCTGCGTGTGGGTCGACCGGCCCGCGGTGCCGATCGTCACAGCGGGGGCGTCGACACTGCTGATGATCGCAGGATACGCATTCGCGGCGGTGGACCCGACCGCCAGCCGCGAAGTGCTGCAGATCAACCGGGCGATGGGCATCGTCGTGCTGCTCGTGCTCGCGGCGGTGGCGCATCTATATATCAAATCGCGGCTCGCCGTACAACGCACGACCTGGCTGCAGCAGGGCATCATGCAGCTCGCCGTCAAATTGCGTGGCGAGCAGTCTCCGGCTTCGATCGGCGTGAGCATCCTGCGTTCGATCATTCCCTACGTGAACGCGAAAGTGGGCGTCGTCTACGCGCTCGACGGCGATGCGCTCGTGCGCGTCGCGGCGTGGGCGCTGCCCGACGAAGACAGCGCGCCGCGCCGGATCGCGCGCGGCGAGGGGCTTGTCGGCCAGGCTGTCGCCGATGAGCGCGTGCTCGAACTGCGCGACGCTTCGTCGCATTATCTGAAAACCGGTTCCGCGCTCGGCTCGGCGGCGGCGTCGCGCGTGGTGATCGCGCCGCTTTTTGCCGATGGCGAAGTCGCGGGCGCCATCGAAGTCGGTTTCGTCGGCGGCGAAGGACGTTTCGACGATGCCCGCGCGCTGCTCGAAATGGCGTCGGAGCCGGTCGGCATGGCGATACGTTCGGCACGTTATCGCGCGCGGCTGGTCGAATTGCTCGAAGAAACGCAGCGGCAGAGCGAGGAATTGCAGGTGCAGCAGGAAGAACTGCGCGTGTCGAACGAGGAACTGGAGGAGCGCGGCCGCGCGTTGCAGGATTCGCAGGCGCGTCTCGAACAGCAGCAGGCCGAACTCGAACAGACCAATGTCCAGCTCGAAGAGCACACGCAGCATCTCGAACGCCAGAAGGCCGAGCTTCTGCAGGCGCAACAGGAACTGACCGCGAACGCGCTGGAAATGGAACGCGCGAGCCAGTACAAATCCGAGTTCCTCGCGAACATGTCGCACGAACTGCGCACGCCGCTCAATAGCTCGCTGATTCTCGCCAAGCTCCTGCAGGACAACAAGCAAGGCAACCTGACCGACGAACAGGTGCGTTACGCGGCAACGATCCACTCGTCGAACAGCGATCTGCTTTCGCTCATCAACGACATTCTCGATCTCTCGAAGGTCGAGGCGGGACAGATGGACGTGCAGTTCGCGCCCACTTCCGTCGATTCGATTCTGCAGACGCTGCAGCAATCCTTCGCGCCCGTCGCCGGCAGCAAGGGCGTCGAATTCGTCACCGGGCGCGGCGAGAACGTGCCGCAGTACTTCGTCACCGACAGCCAGCGGTTGTTGCAGGTGCTGCGCAACCTGCTGTCGAACGCATTCAAGTTCACCGAGCGCGGGCGCGTGACCGTCGCGGTCGAACGCGCGGGCGAGAGCGCGTTGCGCTTCGAGGTGCGCGACACGGGCATCGGCATCGCGCGCGAAAAGCAGGACATGATCTTCCAGGCGTTTCAGCAGGCCGACGGCACGACGAGCCGCAAATACGGCGGCAGCGGGCTCGGGCTGTCGATTTCGCGCGAATTTTCTCGCCTGCTCGGCGGCTCGGTGTCGGTGTCGAGCGAACTGGGGCAGGGCAGCGTGTTTTCGGTGACGCTGCCGATCGCCGCGCGCGAAGGCACCGTCACCGCGAAGCTCGACACGATCGTTGCGCCGAGTGAGCCCGCGCCCGCGACGGTGCAGCCGGTGCAGCCGTTGCCAGTGCAGGCGCCCGTCGTGATGCCCGAGCCGATCGCCATCGTCGACGACCGCGCCGACCGCAAGCGCCCGGACCGCGTGATCCTCGTCATCGAGGACGATCAGACCTTCGTACGCATTCTCTACGATCTCGCCCACGAACTCGACTTCGACTGCGTGCACGCGGCCACCGCCACGCAGGGCGTCGAACTCGCGCGCTCGCTGCAGCCGAACGGCATCCTGCTCGACATCGGCCTGCCGGATCAGTCGGGTCTCACGGTGCTCGAATGGCTCAAGCACGATCCGCTCACGCGCCACATTCCGATTCACATCGTTTCCGCGACCGATCACGCCGATGTCGCGCTCCATCTCGGCGCGATCGGCTACACGCTCAAGCCGAGCGCGCGCGAGGAACTGGCCCACGCAATCCGCAAGCTCGAAGCGCGCTCGGCGCAGGGCATGCGCCGCGTGCTCGTCGTCGAGGACGATCCGGCGCTGCGCCAGAGCATTCACGCGCTGCTCGCGAGCGAGACGGTCGGCATCGTGGAGGCGGGATCGATCGCCGAGGCCATCGAGGAAATGCAGCGCGCGCCGTTCGATTGCGTGGTGATGGATCTCGCGCTGCCCGACGGCTCCGGCTACGACCTGCTCGAACGCGTGTCGACGGGCAGCGGGCAGGCGTCGCCGCCGGTCATCGTCTATACGGGGCGATTGTTGTCGCAGGAAGAGGAGCAGCGCCTGCGCCGCTACTCGAAATCGATCATCATCAAGGGAGCGAAATCGCCGGAGCGCCTGCTCGACGAAGTGACGCTGTTCCTGCACAGCGTCGAGAGCGCGTTGCCGCCGGAGCAGCAGCGCATGCTGCGCGCGGCGCGTCAGCGCGACGACGTATTCGAAGGCCGCACGATCCTGCTCGCCGAAGACGACGTGCGCAATATCTTCGCGCTCTCGCGCGTGATCGAGCCGCTCGGCGCGACGCTCGAAATCGCGCGCAACGGGCGGGAAGCGCTCGAAGCGCTCGCGCGCCGCGGCGATATCGACCTCGTGCTGATGGACGTGATGATGCCCGAGATGGACGGCCTCACCGCGATGAGCGAAATCCGCAAGCGCACGGAATTTGCGCGTCTGCCGATCATCGCGCTGACGGCGAAGGCGATGCCGAGCGATCGCCAGAAATGTCTCGAAGCGGGTGCGGACGATTACATATCCAAGCCCATCGACGTGGATAAGCTCGTCTCGCTGTGCCGCGTATGGCTGCGCCAGCGATGA